One Magnetococcales bacterium genomic window, AGGGTGATGGCCCGTTCCAGATCTTTCAGTGCCTCCGGCAACTGCTCCGGATCCAGGCGCAGACGCACACCGGCCAGATTGATCCAGGTGGTGGCCCAGGAGGGTCGCAGCGAGGCGGCTCGTTCGTAGTAGCGCAAGGCTTCCTGCAGCAGGGCCTTTTCCCCTTCGGAGTGGCGCACCTCCTCGTTGGCCAGTTGATAGGTGCCTTGAGCCAGTTCCAGGAGGTAGTCCACCTGATTGGGGTTGAGTTCATGGGCCTTGGCCATCAGGTCACGGGTCTCTTTGAGACGGAATTGGGGGATGGCCTTTTTGGTGCTTTTTTCTTTGGCCCATTGCCAGGGCAGGGAATAAAAATCGGCCAGGGTCCACAGGGCGGACCAGACGGCGAGGGTCAGGGAAAAGGCGAGAAGCAGGGCAAAACGCAGGGAGAAGGTCATCCTCGGCCTCCCAGCATTCGGGCGGGGGTGGTGGTCACCATGGCGGTGGCCTGGGGCCAACCCACCCAGCGAGCCGCCGCGGCAAGACCGGGGGAGAGGAGCGGGGGACGCTCTTCGGGGTCGTGGGCGTCCGTGGCCAAAACATGGACCCAGCCGCGCTGCAACAGCTTCTCCCCAATCTGCCGGGCCAGGGCGCCAAAACGACCGATGAGGGCGTCCGCCGTGACCTGGACCAGGCAACCGGCGTCCAGGAAGGGGGCCAGTATGTCGAGGCGTTGCTGAATGGCCAGGTTGCGCTCGGGGTGGGTCAGGACAGGCACCAAACCTTGTTTCAACAGCCATTGCACCGCCTGGAGGGAGCCGGCGGGTACCGAGTCATGGGGGAATTCGAGCAGAAAATAGCTTTTTTCCCCGTGAGAACCCAGGATGGGCAACTCCCCCCGCCGGACCAGATCCATCATCTCCGGCCCGAGTCGGATATCGGCAGCCACGCTCAGTTCGAGGGCAATATTTTCGCGCCGCAGGATGTCGCGCAGGGAAGAAGCGGCCTTTTGCACGGTTTCGCCGGAGTGGACGTAGATGCCCGGGGTGAAATGGGGCGTGGCCACGATGTGACCGATACCGTCGGCAACCGCCATTCGCGCCATGTGCAGTGTTTCGTCCAGGGTGGCGGCGCCATCGTCCAAACCTGGCAGTAGATGACAATGGATGTCGATCCAGGTTTGGCCGTTGCGATCGATCAGCATCGGACACGTCCCGCAGTGGCGTCAGCTCTCCTCGGATTCACCGTAGTACCCGTGACTGCTGTATTGACCGTATCCATAGCCGTACCCGTATCCGTAGCCGTACCGATATCCACTATAATAGACCAGACGCTTCATATCCACGCTGTTGAAGACGGTGCCGACAAGGTTGATGCGGGCGTGCTGCAGACGTTTCAGGGCGCCCATGACCGTATCGCGGTTGGTACTGGCCGCCTTGACGACAAAGACCACGGCATCGGCCTGTTCCCCCAGAATCTGTGCGTCGGTGACCAGCAGGGTGGGCGGGGCGTCGATGATGATGCGGTCGAAGTGGTTGCGCAGCAGGGCGAGCATGGAGCGCCAGCGTTGCGAGGCCAGGATTTCGCTGGGGAATGGCGGGGTCGGCCCGCTGAGCAGAACGGAGACTCCCTGGGGGGAGAGGATGATCTCCCGGCTGAGGATGGTAAAAATATCCTGGCGGCGATCGTGACGTTGGCGGCGTTCCCATCCGGAGCGGCGATCGAGTCCGGAACGGCGTTCGATCCCCTTGTAGCCGGCGACGCGGGCTGCAGTGACCCGGCGTTCCGTTTGGGTGCGCCGCACGGCCAGGGTGCGCCGCTCCACCCCGGAGCGGTTCTCCTTGCTGAGGGTTTCCGAGAGAAATCCGGTGATGCCGCGAGGCGCGGTGACATTGAAGACCTTCTTCAGACGAGGCCGGCGCAGATCGGCCTCCAGCAGCATGACCCGATCACCGGACTGGGAAAAGGCGGTGGCCAGATTGATGGCCACGGTGGTTTTGCCCTCTTCCGGAATCGACGAGGTGACCATGATGATCTGGTGGGGATGGTCCAGATTCGAGAAGAGCAGGCCGGTTCGCAGACTTCGAATCGCTTCGGCATAATTTGATTTCGGATTCTTGGAGAGCATCTCCTCCGGCGTGATCGATTGGGAACGCTGGGCTTTCAATGCCGGAAGCGTGGCGAAGAGGGGGATGCTGGTCAGATGTTCCAGCTCCTGGGGAGCTTTGATGCTCTGATCGACGGCTTCCAGAATGAAGATGACCACCAGACTCAGGACGAAGGCGACACCCGTGGCCTGCAGTACGGCCTGGCCCCGACGGGGCTCGAAGCTGGACATGGGCGGCGTGGCCATGTCCACCACGCGGGCGTTGGCGGACTGCATGCCTTCCGTGGCGTCGGTCTCCTTGAAGCGTTTCAGAAAGAGATCGTACAACTGGCGATTGGCGGCGACCTCGCGTTCCAGGCGGCTCATCTCGATCGATTTTTGCTGCATGCGCTGGGCTTCACCCTTTTGGGCACTCATCTGACCCGCCAGGCTGGAGGCCATGGCCGAGGCCACATCCGCTTCGTGGCGCATCGATTCCACCAAACGGGAGGCTTCCGCGGCAATTTTGCGCTGGGTCTCTTCCTGTTCTTTCTGGGTCCGGATCAGCAGCGGATGTTTGGGTCCGTAGCGTTCCTCCAGTTCGGTGAGGCGTTTTTCGATCTGCACCAGTTGCCGTTTCATTTCGAGCAAAAGGCCGCTGTCCGGCAAAGGCAGATTGACCAGTTTCGCCGGCTCGGTATTCTGCACCAGGGCGCGCAGGCGCTCGTAGTTGGTACGGATTTCGATGGCTTTGGCCCGGCTCTTCACCACCTCCAGATTGAGCATATGGTCCGAATCGGTTCCCTGGGTACGGGTGTTGTCTCCGACCAGGCCGTTGACCTCACGAAAAATTTGGAGTTCCTTCTCGGAGGTATCCAACTGCTTTCTGAGCCCGTCCAACCGCTCCATCAACCAGGATGCCGCATGTTGGGTCATCTGGAGTTTGGCTTCCAGTTGCTGGTCGATGTAGGTTTTGGCCAGGGAGTTGGCGGTTTCGGCGGCCCGTTCCGGGCTTTCGGAAACCACGGTGACCCGCACCAGATGGCTGCGGTTGATGGACTCCACCGAAATCCGGCTGCCGAGTACGGCGACCAGATAATTCATCAGCTTCGGATCGATCTGTTGGGTGGAGGCGCCCTCCGGAGGAGCGGTCGGTCTCGCATCTTCCTGTATCGGCAGCAGGTCGAGCCATTTGGCGGGCATCCAGTTGGAGAGGGTCCAGCCCCTTTTTTTGCTTTGGGCGGCGGGGTCGTATTCCGGAGCCTGATGGAGTTTCTGCCGGCGAACGACCTCCTCCAGCAGATTGCGACTGCGCAGCAGTTCGAGCTGGGTTTGCAGGTAGGCCGGATCCTGATCGGTGGAGTAGAGG contains:
- a CDS encoding capsular biosynthesis protein, whose product is MLIDRNGQTWIDIHCHLLPGLDDGAATLDETLHMARMAVADGIGHIVATPHFTPGIYVHSGETVQKAASSLRDILRRENIALELSVAADIRLGPEMMDLVRRGELPILGSHGEKSYFLLEFPHDSVPAGSLQAVQWLLKQGLVPVLTHPERNLAIQQRLDILAPFLDAGCLVQVTADALIGRFGALARQIGEKLLQRGWVHVLATDAHDPEERPPLLSPGLAAAARWVGWPQATAMVTTTPARMLGGRG